The genomic stretch CCACTCCACCCTCAGAAGGGGAAGAAGAGGAATCTTCCGGAGAATCTACCGGTCGAGTAGTGCTGATGGAGCTCTTCAATGTAGAGGGATGTGCTGCCAGCAAGGCATTAAACCCCCTTGTAGAAGAGGTGGCAGAAGAATATTCAACTGATGAGGTTATATTAGTAGAATTAAAAGGCTGGCTAAAGGGGTCTACCCCTGAGACTGAAGAACGTTTTGACTGGTATATCCCTGAAGACAAACATACTCCCTTTATCGCCTTTAACGGCCTGTCTGATACCTTCAGTGAGGGAATCTCCGGCGGTGGCGGCGGAGGTGGAGGAGGATCTCCAGGAACAACGGTAAAAATACCAGAAACCACTAAAGTTGCTAATGAAGAAACAGAGGATCAACTAATTGATGTTTCCCCTGACCATTCCTCGGTGACCTTTGCTCAGACAACTACTCAACTGGAGGAACTTCAGCCGGGGGATGTTTTGGTAATGGGAATTACACCGCAAACTCCCTATGGATTACTGAGAAAGGTTGTCTCGGTGTCGAGAAGCAGGCAATCCAGCGAAGTTAGTGTTCAGACTGAGCCGGCAAAATTAGAGGATGCGGTAGAACAAGGTGACTTTGAAATGACAAAATCTCTCTCACCCGATGAGGTTTCCAGAAGTGTTTCTCATGTCCAAGGAGTTCGTTCACTTGCTGGAACCAGCCGCTCACCGGGTATCTATGATTTTGAATATTCACTGGATGCGTTGCTCTATGATGGAGATGATGACCCTGATACCAAATACGATAATATCGAAGCTACTGGTTTACTTAGTTTTGATTATGATATTATCTTTGATGGAGAGATAAGGTGGTTCAAACTACAAAGCCTGGTATTTAAGAATGTTGTCAACATAGAGGAGAATATCGAAGTCACTGTAGGTGGAAATTTAGCCAGTTTTGATGAATCCTATGAATTATTTACCCTTTATTTTGCTCCCATACCTGTGCCGTTAGGCCCGGTGGTTATTTACCTCACCCCGCAAATCGATCTCATAATAGGGATAGAGGGTAATATCTATGCCCAGGTTACCACAGATGTAACCCAGACCAATACCTTCACTGCAGGGATTGAACTGGCCAATGGACAATGGCAACCCATTGCCAGCTATGACCCTGCTTTTGATTATAATGAACCGACTCTATCTGCCGGGGCTGATGTCAAAGCTTATGCCGGACCACAATTGGAATGTATGATCATCAATTTAGCCGGTCCCCATTGTAACATCTTTGGTTATTTGGATTTACATGCCAATACTTCAGAGATACCCTGGTGGATTCTCAATGCTGGTTTGGAAGTAAGCGCTGGAATCGAAGTGGAAGCCCTGACCTATCATTGGACCAGTCCGGAATATACGCTGATTGATCTATGTACGGACCCGCCCTTAGCCCAGGCTGGTGGTGGTTCATCAAATGGATATATTTCGGGTAAAGTAATTGATGCTGTTGTTGATGATGCAATACAAGGTGTTTCAGTAGAAGCTTATAATGGAGATGAATTAATATATTCAGATTTAACTGATTCTTCAGGAGATTATTACTTAACAGTTCCTCCTGGTCTTTATAAAGTTAAATTTATTAAGACTGGCTATATTACAGCAATACATGAAAACGTGTTAGTTGAGGAAGGAATCACTAACTATCTTCAAACTATACTTCAAATTGATGAAAATTATTCTGGAG from Atribacterota bacterium encodes the following:
- a CDS encoding carboxypeptidase regulatory-like domain-containing protein, whose product is TPPSEGEEEESSGESTGRVVLMELFNVEGCAASKALNPLVEEVAEEYSTDEVILVELKGWLKGSTPETEERFDWYIPEDKHTPFIAFNGLSDTFSEGISGGGGGGGGGSPGTTVKIPETTKVANEETEDQLIDVSPDHSSVTFAQTTTQLEELQPGDVLVMGITPQTPYGLLRKVVSVSRSRQSSEVSVQTEPAKLEDAVEQGDFEMTKSLSPDEVSRSVSHVQGVRSLAGTSRSPGIYDFEYSLDALLYDGDDDPDTKYDNIEATGLLSFDYDIIFDGEIRWFKLQSLVFKNVVNIEENIEVTVGGNLASFDESYELFTLYFAPIPVPLGPVVIYLTPQIDLIIGIEGNIYAQVTTDVTQTNTFTAGIELANGQWQPIASYDPAFDYNEPTLSAGADVKAYAGPQLECMIINLAGPHCNIFGYLDLHANTSEIPWWILNAGLEVSAGIEVEALTYHWTSPEYTLIDLCTDPPLAQAGGGSSNGYISGKVIDAVVDDAIQGVSVEAYNGDELIYSDLTDSSGDYYLTVPPGLYKVKFIKTGYITAIHENVLVEEGITNYLQTILQIDENYSGEGNINGTISNALNGNGVSGISIGLREGLNVTTGTVITSTLTGNEGYYEFSNLNAGYYTAEASGTGYNTTYFTVICIGGTTTENQDATITPNVSEEQTRFVLRWGESPYDLDSHLTGPTSEDSRFHVYWANKTYTYSGITYADLDRDDTNSFGPETTTIYQQIPGVYRFSVHDYSNRNSDNSFALANSGAYVQVYSGSELIATYNVPSNQDGTLWTVCEIDGNTMTPINEMSYESSYSDIRQISSSDAELMIDLPTKK